GGAACTGGACGCTGTCTCAGTACGCAACCTCGAGCTGGTCGAGCCGCTGTGGACGCAGGAAGGCGTAGAGAGCACCCTCTTTCACGCTCTGGACACCTGTTGCACGCCGATGGGCAAACGTCTTCTGCGCTCTGCGCTGTTGCGCCCGATGGCCGATGCGGCCTGCATCAACCGCCGTCTCGATGCAGTCGACGAAGCAGTCGGCTCGCTGCGTCTGCGTGAACAACTGCGACGCGCCCTTGATAATGTTCTCGATTTAGAGCGTCTGCTGGCGCGTGTCTCCATGGACTCCGCCGGCCCACGTGATGTGCTGGCTCTGGGCCGAACTCTGGGCGCCTTGCCGACCGTACTGGCAGAGGCAGCGGCGTTCAAGGCCGAGGGCTGGCAGATGCTGACCTCGGGCTTCGATGCCCTCACCGATGCCTATGCAGCCATCATCAACACCATCGCGGAGGAGCCTCCAGTCACGCTTGCCGATGGCGGCTTCATACAGCCGGGACGCGATGCCGAACTCGATGAGCTACGTACACTCTCGCAGTCCGGCCGCCAATCGATCGCCGCCATCGAAGAACGTGAGCGCGAACGCACCGGTATCTCTTCGTTGAAGGTTCGCTATAACTCCGTCTTCGGCTATTACATCGAGATCACCAAGGCCAATCTCAACTCCGTTCCCGCTGATTACGAGCGCAAGCAGACCCTGGTCAACGCCGAGCGTTTCACCACGCCGGAGCTGAAGGAGTACGAGACCAAGATCCTCACAGCGCATGAGCGCTCGGTCGAGATCGAGAAGCGTATCTTCGCGGAGCTGCGCACCACTGTACTTGCTGCTGCCCATCGCCTGAAGGAGACCGCCCGCCGTGTCGCCGAGATGGATCTGATGGCCGGCTTCGCGCACCTGGCAGCATTGCGCAACTACATCCGTCCTCAGATCGAGCTCGAAGGCTGCATCTATGAGGTCGTGAACGGCCGTCATCCCGTGGTCGAGCGCCGGCTGGAGCTCGCCGCTAGCGGCCGCTTCCATCCCAACTCCATGCATCTGGATGGCGTGGAAGGCCCTTCGCTGCTGCTGATCACCGGACCCAACATGGGCGGTAAGTCCACCTATCTGCGGCAGGCCGCACTGCTGGTCATCATGGCGCAGATGGGCTGCTTCGTTCCCGCCGAGCGCATGCGACTTTCTCTGGTCGACCGCGTCTACACCCGCATCGGAGCCACCGACAACGTCTCGCGCGGCCGCTCCACCTTCATGGTGGAGATGACCGAGACCGCCGCCATCCTGAACACCGCCACCGAACGTTCGCTCGTCCTGCTGGACGAGATGGGCCGCGGTACCGCAACCTACGATGGCCTCTCGCTCGCCTGGGCGACGGTCGAGCACCTCCACAACCGCATCGGCGCACGCACACTCTTCGCCACGCACTACCATGAGCTCACATTGTTGAGCGATCAGCTATCGAAGCTCGAGAACCTGAGGGTCGCCTGCAAGGAAACCTCTACCGGCATCGTCTTTCTCCACGCCGTGGAACGCGGCCCGGCAAACAAGAGCTA
This genomic window from Terriglobus albidus contains:
- the mutS gene encoding DNA mismatch repair protein MutS, with the translated sequence MTPFMRQYTAAQQAHPDCLIFFRMGDFYELFYDDAVKVSRELQLTLTARDKQKSVPMCGVPYHAAETYIQRLLRKGYRIAMCEQMEDPKTVKTIVRREVVRVLTPGTAIDPSLGSDENNFLASLAPVGKDAFGVAVLDLSTGDFRATEFRGTDAFSLALDELGRLRPVELVLPESFHPGKAGLLADDEVELPGLEVRTRTPVEDWVFTADYALPLLQGHFHTHSLDGFGLAGHTAAAVAAGALVHYVRSTKQGELQHLDGLKYYQRGGSLELDAVSVRNLELVEPLWTQEGVESTLFHALDTCCTPMGKRLLRSALLRPMADAACINRRLDAVDEAVGSLRLREQLRRALDNVLDLERLLARVSMDSAGPRDVLALGRTLGALPTVLAEAAAFKAEGWQMLTSGFDALTDAYAAIINTIAEEPPVTLADGGFIQPGRDAELDELRTLSQSGRQSIAAIEERERERTGISSLKVRYNSVFGYYIEITKANLNSVPADYERKQTLVNAERFTTPELKEYETKILTAHERSVEIEKRIFAELRTTVLAAAHRLKETARRVAEMDLMAGFAHLAALRNYIRPQIELEGCIYEVVNGRHPVVERRLELAASGRFHPNSMHLDGVEGPSLLLITGPNMGGKSTYLRQAALLVIMAQMGCFVPAERMRLSLVDRVYTRIGATDNVSRGRSTFMVEMTETAAILNTATERSLVLLDEMGRGTATYDGLSLAWATVEHLHNRIGARTLFATHYHELTLLSDQLSKLENLRVACKETSTGIVFLHAVERGPANKSYGIDVARLAGLPQTVIDRARDVLRLHEKAENASVRGAIPAPPQPALQMTIFTPLSQKIVDRLQETDINSLTPMQALQLLDELKRELEGQA